A DNA window from Populus trichocarpa isolate Nisqually-1 unplaced genomic scaffold, P.trichocarpa_v4.1 scaffold_67, whole genome shotgun sequence contains the following coding sequences:
- the LOC127904847 gene encoding DNA-directed RNA polymerase V subunit 5C-like, which produces MHKDRGYDVADTELTRSLMEFRSIFGNCPDLDSLCFSISLRSNPYKKNLVIFMGTDEIRTANIRAVYGQILSKESIQGLILILQSKMNHFAKKEPEKFPFKVKVFQVHPPVV; this is translated from the exons ATGCACAAAGACCGTGGCTATGATGTGGCTGACACAGAACTCACTCGCTCACTCATGGAGTTCCGTTCCATTTTTGGAAATTGCCCTGATCTTGATAGCCTCTGCTTCTCTATTTCTCTCCGCTCCAATCCGTACAAGAAG AACCTGGTCATCTTCATGGGAACTGATGAAATTAGAACAGCAAATATCAGGGCTGTATATGGTCAAATTCTTAGCAAAGAGAGTATACAAGGGCTGATACTGATCTTGCAAAGCAAAATGAACCACTTTGCCAAGAAAGAGCCGGAGAAGTTTCCATTCAAAGTGAAGGTTTTTCAAGTACATCCCCCTGTTgtctaa